The genome window CTTTGGAAAAAACGGCAAAGAACTTACCGTAAATTGTTACCTTTTTTTGTATTTTCCGCTATAATTTATAAAAAAGTAGATTGAAAATCAAACAAAAAATAAAGAAACTTTTAGGAAAAGGGGTTTTCTTATGACTAAATTAACGAATATGAAAATCTCTTTTGTCGCGATTTTCATATCAATATCGGTAATTATGCTGATAATTGGAGTTAGATTAGCACCTTTTGCGATCTTGCCTAATTTTCGTCTTTCAATTATTGGGTTGCCAATTAAAATAACCGGGTTTATTTTTGGTCCGATTGTTGGATTTTTGACTGGTTTACTCGCTGATTTAATAACTTTTTTATTTATTCCTGGTGTTTATTCTTGATATTACACGCTTCATCTTTCGCTTACGGGGTTCATTCCTGGAATTTTCTTTTGGTTTTTTGTGATTAAAGGTAAAAAGTGATTCGAAAAAAAGAGAATTTTAGAACGTTTAGAGCAAAAGATTTTTGATCAAAAAAGAAAAATTTTTGACTACACTTATTATGCAATTAGTTATAACGCTAAAGATGAACGTTCAGAACGAAAATTAAAGCAAAAATTAGTTTTTTTAAAAAAAAAATACGAAAAAGTGCAAAATTGACAAGAGGAAAAATCACTGTTAAATTTCTATTGAATTGCAAGCAATTTGATTTTAATTTCAATTGTTTCAGTCACTATTTATATAGTAATGTTTAATCCTTGGATCGACTTTAGTAAGTTTCGCTTCATTTCTAACAAGATTTCTTTCTTGGTTTTGACGCTTTTTGGCGCTTTTTCAATGATAGTTTTCCTATTTGTTGCAAGATTTCTTAATTTTTTTCGCAAAAACGAAAGATATTTAACAATCGCTCCTATTGTCGCTTTTTCCGCCTTACACGAACCAATCGCAAGCATTATTGGGGCGGGTGGGGACGTACAATCTGGGGCTCTTAATAATTTTGAAACGGCTTTTTTGACACATATTATCACATCGCCAGCCAAAATTTGAGTTAATTTATCGGTAGTTTATTTTACTTCAAGGGCTGTTTTGCCACTTGTTTATAAAAAGTTTTCTTATTCTATTAATTAATTAAAAATGGATAATTTTATTAATTTCAATCGCGAAAAAAGCAAAAAACTTATTTTTCATAATATAAAAAATAAGTACTGAAACTATTTTAGTCTTGAATTGAACGCTGGGCAATGTAGTTTTATTTACTCATCTGATCCAAATTTTTTTAGCGAATTTAAAAAAATTCTTGAACGCGAAAATAGTTATAATGGTTTTATTCTTGAAGATAACGAGCCTTATGAATATGGGAAAAACACTTGTTTTTCCGATTTTTTAACAAAAGAAAGTTTTGAAAAAAACAAAAACAAACTCGTAATCGAAGTGCTTTTGAGCCATTGAAAAATTGAACCATTTAAAATTAAAACAAATACAACTCGAAAATATATTTTGTATTTAACTATTAAAAAAATCGATCGATTTTTAAAAAATTTTGAAACAGAAATTAATTTTCTTTCAGAAAACCGTGCTCAATCTTTCAAGTTCATTGAAAGAATTAACAAATTCAAAGAAGAATACCAAGTCTTAAACGAATATTTTCACAATTTATACGTAAAAACAGAACTAAACCCTAACATTGAACAGGAAAATTTAAAGGAAGAATTAAAATTAAGCGCACCTTATTTAGATGCCAAATTTGATAATTTAAAATTAAATGAAACAAATGCACAAATTGCACTTCAAATTATCAAAAACGACGTAAAAAACATTATAAACCAGCACAATTCAATGATGAATTCGCTGGATGCTGATCCCTACAAAATTAAAATTTTTGTCACTGGATATAATTGTTTTCTTGATTTAATTAAAAAAAGCGGCGACTTTCGTTGATTAAGTTCTCAACAAATTTATGAAATTTATTACAAATTTGAACTTTGACTTGGTAAACTTTTAAATCAAAAAACCCTTGAAAATATTTTAAGCGTTCAAAATTTTTTCAGCAAAACTTTTGCTGATGAATTTTGAATTTTTTGGAAGCAAAACCGGCAACAAAAAATTCTTGAAGAGAGAAATAAAAAGGCACAAAAACACTTTAAAATTAAAAAAATTAACTATTTTCGCAAGGAAAATCCTTATTATCAAAATTTGAAAATGAATAGCAAAACCTTGCTCCGTGCAAACATTTTGTGGCAACATGAAGTAATCAAAATGGAAAAAAAATTGCGAAAAAAGAGCTTTCAAAATTCATTTTTTGGTAAAAGAATTTGAATTGCATCTATCGAAAACAAACTGAAAAAATTAAGAGAAAAAATTGCAAAACCAGAATATAAAAATTACTTTATTTTTTTAAAAGACACATTAAATGATTTAAAAAACTTTTTTTACTTTCACAATTTAAAGAAAATTGATTTATTTTTACGTAAAAATCAATTTCTTATTTTTTGTTTTAAAAACAAAATTAATTTTGATGTTCTTTATAAAAATTATGATAGTTTATCCCAAGATAACTTATTTTTTTTAGAAATAAAAAAAATGCAAATGGGTAATTATTCCCGTTTTTTATTCGATGAACATTCGTTCTTTCTTGAAACAAGTCACAAACAGAGACTTTTTCAACACTTTTTCAGCGTTTCCGAAAACCCAGTTCAACTTTTCATTTATTCACGAAGAACAATAAAACCAATCCGTGATTTTAGTATAATTTTTGTTGAAAAGGGAACTTTAATTGAATACATTCGTGAAATCGACTTGCCGCTTACACCAAAAACATCTTTTGCTAAATTTTTTTACCAAAACAGCACTTTCGATCGCACAAATTTGCACTTACTTGAAACTCAATTATACAAACAACTTCAAAATGGTGTTTTTCAAAACAATTCGGTTGGAATTAATAACAATTTTGAATCTTTTGCAAACTCCTGAAGTCCTATAAAAGAAGTTAAACTAGATTTTGATTTTGAAAATAAAAAGTATTTATTAAAAAAAGACATTCTAGTAATTGATTTATAAAAGGGGAACGAACGCTATGGAAAATAAATATGATTTTAAACTTGTCGAAGACGGTAGAAATGAAAAATGACAGAAAAAAGGTTTTTTTGTTGCTCCAAAAAACGCAAAAAAACCTTTTTCAATTATCACGCCACCTCCAAACGTCACCGGACAACTTCATTTAGGTCATTCTTGAAACGTATTTATACAGGATTCTTTGATTCGGTTTCACAAATTGCAAGGTTTTGACGTTCTTCTTTTGCCAAGTGTGGATCACGCTGGAATTGCAACTCAAGTAAAAGTTGAAGAAAATTTGGCTAAACAAAATATTAGCAAATTTGAACTAGGAAGAGAAAAATTTGTTCAAAAGTGCTATGAGTGAAAAGAACAACAATACTTAAAAATTAAAGAACAATGAAACAAATTGGGAATTTGTTATGACTTTTCAAAGGAAAGGTTCACTTTAGATAAAGAAGCTCAAATTGCTGTTAGTGATTTTTTTATCAAGTTATGAGAAAAAAAT of Mesomycoplasma dispar contains these proteins:
- a CDS encoding ECF transporter S component translates to MTKLTNMKISFVAIFISISVIMLIIGVRLAPFAILPNFRLSIIGLPIKITGFIFGPIVGFLTGLLADLITFLFIPGVYSWYYTLHLSLTGFIPGIFFWFFVIKGKKWFEKKRILERLEQKIFDQKRKIFDYTYYAISYNAKDERSERKLKQKLVFLKKKYEKVQNWQEEKSLLNFYWIASNLILISIVSVTIYIVMFNPWIDFSKFRFISNKISFLVLTLFGAFSMIVFLFVARFLNFFRKNERYLTIAPIVAFSALHEPIASIIGAGGDVQSGALNNFETAFLTHIITSPAKIWVNLSVVYFTSRAVLPLVYKKFSYSIN